A single window of Montipora capricornis isolate CH-2021 chromosome 14, ASM3666992v2, whole genome shotgun sequence DNA harbors:
- the LOC138032733 gene encoding piggyBac transposable element-derived protein 4-like: MASRPKRACRQVLTTDETLQYVLEAGSGSDDDIDTGGIPADEESDLDRELGLVSDDSSDEDFVPDKLPPPGDSGPDDQTGVAASPVTPPTVDPQPGPSHADDTAASGPLSSASFYDAAAARPRVCRHPIPAPVAPAIAQGGGSKGWTRAVGSRGGMGRGRGRGRGCVGGQGDAVPEVFQSYDDKDDGNALPAFTPDRPPGVHFDVPLLRSTMVKAVDFFNLYFTVDMIDFIVNHTNSYAWEHITDNSHRSYALHDGSWQETNRDEIRRLIALLIYFGIVKVGSSVDKYWSTKSLYHGLWARSIMSRHRYFALMAMLHVVDPASEDATDKLREVDSFVKYFKTRCLSLYQPRQNVAIDERMVKSRHRSGIRQYIKDKPTKWGIKLWVLADSSNGYTIDFNVYIGKAAGRQVSANGLGYDVVMKLMAPLFSQGYHLYVDNFYTSLTLFKDLFARGVAATGTALETRRDFPVNLKNGKEWAKNKVRGSMRWERDRPCLALQWLDNKVVSVITTIDNANVKTEVNHKIRIDGKWSLKKVPQPGAISNYNKFMNAVDRSDQILGTNSVLRKCMKWWKTLFFHLIDMSVVNSFILFKEHQTKFPDREGLKRPANYNITNFREDIVRQLCDFEEVEQPPAHSTQRPVPPPVRSFVTEHLPRSSLERRNCVVCYKLHKIELRVNTFCSAPQCGCYMHLTAGRDCFAIYHSAEYHK; the protein is encoded by the exons ATGGCCTCCAGACCGAAGCGTGCTTGCAGACAAGTTCTGACCACAGACGAAACTTTGCAGTACGTTTTGGAAGCTGGAAGTGGCTCAGATGACGATATAGACACAGGAGGGATTCCGGCCGATGAAGAGAGTGACTTGGATCGCGAACTTGGCCTTGTTAGTGACGATTCAAG tgACGAAGATTTCGTGCCGGATAAGTTGCCCCCTCCTGGAGATAGTGGGCCAGATGATCAAACGGGGGTGGCTGCTTCTCCAG TTACACCTCCAACAGTGGACCCTCAGCCTGGCCCCAGTCATGCTGATGACACTGCTGCTTCAG GTCCTCTTAGTTCTGCATCATTTTATGATGCAGCAGCGGCCAGACCACGTGTATGTCGCCATCCCATTCCAG CTCCTGTTGCCCCTGCTATTGCCCAAGGAGGTGGAAGTAAAGGTTGGACAAGAGCAGTTGGCTCACGAGGTGGAATGGGACGTGGACGTGGACGTGGTCGTGGTTGTGTTGGAGGACAGGGAGACGCAGTGCCAGAGGTCTTCCAGTCATATGATGATAAAGACGATGGGAATGCTTTGCCGGCATTCACTCCTGACCGTCCGCCTGGTGTCCATTTTGATGTCCCCCTTCTGCGGTCAACGATGGTCAAGGCAGTTgacttttttaatttatattttactGTAGATATGATTGATTTTATTGTAAACCATACTAATAGTTATGCATGGGAACATATAACTGATAATTCACATAGGTCCTATGCGCTGCATGATGGGAGCTGGCAAGAAACCAATCGTGATGAGATCAGAAGATTGATAGCTTTGCTCATCTATTTTGGTATCGTCAAGGTTGGCTCCAGCGTAGATAAGTACTGGAGTACAAAGTCGCTTTACCACGGCTTGTGGGCTAGGAGTATAATGAGTAGGCATAGATATTTTGCATTGATGGCTATGCTACATGTGGTTGACCCTGCTAGTGAAGATGCAACGGACAAGTTAAGAGAAGTAGAttcttttgtaaaatatttcaaaactaGGTGCCTGAGTTTGTACCAACCCAGGCAAAATGTCGCTATTGATGAGCGCATGGTTAAGTCTAGACATAGGTCGGGAATTAGGCAATACATCAAGGACAAGCCCACAAAGTGGGGAATCAAACTGTGGGTGCTGGCAGACAGCTCAAATGGCTATACCATTGACTTCAATGTCTACATTGGTAAAGCTGCAGGGCGGCAAGTCAGTGCAAATGGGCTTGGCTATGATGTAGTAATGAAGCTGATGGCCCCCCTTTTCAGTCAAGGCTATCACTTGTATGTAGACAACTTCTATACTTCTCTCACTCTTTTCAAGGACTTGTTTGCTCGTGGTGTAGCTGCCACCGGGACAGCTCTAGAAACAAGAAGAGATTTTCCGGTAAATCTCAAAAATGGCAAGGAATGGGCCAAGAATAAGGTTAGGGGAAGTATGAGATGGGAAAGAGACCGCCCCTGCCTTGCATTACAGTGGTTAGACAATAAAGTAGTTTCAGTTATAACCACTATTGACAATGCAAATGTCAAGACAGAGGTCAATCACAAAATTAGGATTGATGGCAAGTGGAGCTTAAAGAAGGTACCACAGCCTGGTGCAATTTCTAATTATAACAAGTTTATGAATGCTGTTGACCGGTCAGACCAGATATTAGGAACAAATAGTGTGCTTCGGAAGTGCATGAAGTGGTGGAAGACTTTATTCTTCCACCTAATAGACATGTCTGTGGTCAACAGCTTCATTTTATTCAAAGAACACCAGACAAAATTTCCTGACAGGGAGGGCTTGAAACGACCAGCGAATTACAATATCACTAATTTCCGAGAGGATATTGTAAGACAGCTGTGTGATTTTGAAGAGGTAGAACAACCACCAGCACACAGCACTCAAAGGCCAGTCCCCCCTCCAGTAAGGTCCTTTGTGACGGAACATCTACCAAGGTCTTCACTGGAGAGGAGAAATTGTGTGGTGTGCTATAAGCTACATAAGATCGAATTGAGAGTCAACACATTTTGTAGTGCCCCACAGTGTGGGTGCTACATGCACCTTACTGCCGGTAGAGATTGTTTTGCTATTTATCACTCTGCGGAGTATCATAAGTGA